CAGAGCGTCCCCAGCTCAGCTGTCGGGGGGCCTGGGGGGTAGTGCCGGGTGTAGAGGAAAGGGCATTTGTTGGCGGGGGCACCCGAGTCGGGGCAGGCTTCCTGAGGAGAGCTGTTGCTCCCTgcgcccccaggccaggctggagcGCGACCTGAGCAACAAGAAGATTTACCAAGAGGAGGAGATGCCCGAGTCGGGTGCTGGCAGCGAGTTCAACCGCAAGCTCCGGGAGGAGGCGCGGAGGAAGAAGTACGGCATCGTCCTCAAGGAGTTCCGGCCTGAGGACCAGCCCTGGCTGCTCCGTGTCAACGGCAAATCGGGCCGGAAGTAAGTGGTGGCGGCGAGTGTGAAGGGTTTCATGTGGGAAGATGAGCCAAGTGGATGCTCGGGTAGGAGCTCCGAGGGCCGGGATGCAGGAAGCCCGGGTGCTGGCCCCCGGTGCGCACAGCCGCAGCTGGACTCTGGGTGGGCTGGGGCCCGGGGAGCCTGACAGTtgcaggcagggaaggggccCGGTCTGGTGGGGCACAAAAAGGTGAGGGCGGAGGCCAGGGGGCGGCTGGCAGTGGTGTTTGGGCCCGAGGAGGATACTGGAGGCAAATCCAGAAGGGTCTGGCTGTAGGACCCGTGCTCTTCACGGTCCTTCCAGAAAGGACCATGAAATCTGTGCTCACACAGTTTGAAGGGCCAGCCCAAGACCTGGGGATGcaggtgggagggctggggctggtccCTACTCCTCAGGCCGACCGTAACCTTGAACTCCCTGTAGGTTCAAGGGCATAAAGAAGGGAGGGGTGACCGAGAACACCTCCTACTACATCTTTACCCAGTGCCCCGATGGGGCCTTCGAGGCCTTCCCCGTACACAACTGGTACAACTTCACGCCGCTGGCCCGGCACCGCACGCTCACGgcggaggaggcggaggaggagtgGGAGAGGTGAGTGAGCCTGGGCTTCCCTGGAAATGACGGGAAATGGGGGGCATCCCCGTGTCCCAGGCTGGGAGCTGAGGACTCAGTGGTGACCAAGCTAGACCTCACCAGTCCCTCAGGGaactccctgtccaggggagagACTGATTGGAACCATCAGGGACGCACCAGGTAGTGCAAGATGCAGAGGGGTGGTGGTTGAGCTAAGCGTGGAGCAGGAATGGGCAGAGCAGGGTGGGGTCTCCCTGGCCTGCATGGCTTCCCCCAGGCAGCAGGTTTCACAGCTGAATCAACTgctggtaaaatacatgtaacacacagtttaccatttttaagtgcacagctcagtggcattgtTACATTCACGATATTGTGTAACCATCCCCACCatcatttccagaactttcttatCTTCCTGAAGTGAAACTCTGTCGCCATGAAAcactcactccccctccccctccccagcccctggcccccaccgTCTACTtactgtctctatgaatctgactctTGTAGGGACCTCGCATGAGTGGAACCAGACACTAGTTGTCGGTTtttgtctggcttgtttcactgagcatcgtgttttcaaggctcatccacaTTGTAAtgtgtatcagtgcttcattccttttttttttttaattttatagtaaaGAGGATgtcaaatttatcatcttaaccatttttaggtgtaccaTTCAGTAATATTAAGTACATTAACATTTTTGTGAAACAGAGCTTCAttcctgttttttctcttccagttttatggagatgtaattgacatacagcctAAGTTTAAGGCGCACTGCATTAATGATTTCATTTACCtccatcatgaaatgatcaccaccgTAGATTtagtaaacatccatcatctcatagagatacaaaattacaaaaatagacatatattttTCCCTTGTGCTGAGAACTCTGAGGGTTTACTCTCAgtaacttttatatataacacGCAAGAGTGGTAATTAATAGTATTAATCGTTAGTACcgatttatcttataactggaagtttgtacctttaaactaccttcatccagttcctcctcctcccacctctggtgaccacaaatctgatctctttttctgtcagtttgggtgtttgttttttgaagtataattgacttccAACACTGCATTAGTTCCTGGAGTCCAACATGGTGATTCGATATTTCtctgcatttcaaaatgatctcCAGGATAAGCCTAGGtgccatctgtcaccacacaaaaaTATTACATCATCGTTGACTGTATGTACGCTTCACCCCCGTGACATTCATTTTGCAGCTGAGagttgtacctcttaatctccctcacctatttcacccatCCCCCACGcctctcccctttggcaaccGCTTGTTTATTCCTTGGATctgtgactgtttctgttttgttatgtttgttcacttgtcttctttcttttttttttttttaaggttccacatataagtgaaatcatatggtatctgccttccatatcttggctattgtaaatagtgctgtaatgaacataggatgcatatatctttttgagttagtgcttttgttttcttcggAAAGATATGCAGAAGTGGGATTTTGGCTGGtatggtggttttaatttggggggtgggtaattaggtttatttatttttagaggaggttctggggattgaaactaggacctcatgcatgctaagcatgtgctctatactgagctatatcctctgcccactagttttaatttttttgaggagcctccatactgttttgtatgtaaattgtatgtaaaattttgtatgtaaattggtggctgcaccaatttacattcctaccaacggTGTacgagggttgccttttctccacaccctcaccaacacttgttatttgttttttgatgatagccattcaaataggtgtgaggtgatatcacattgtggttttggttggcatttccctaataattagtgatgttgagcatcttttcacgtgcctgttggccatctgcatgtcttctttggaaaaatgtctattcaggtcctgtgcccattttttaataaggtttttttgtttgtttgtttttgatttgtatgcattctttgtatattttggatattaaccccttatcagatatatcatttgcaaataccatCTCCCATTCAGtcggttgtgtttttgttttgttaatggtttcATTTACTGTGCaaaactttttagtttggtgtagtcccatttgtttatttttgcttttgtttctcttgcctaaggagacagagccaaaaaaaaattactaagactAATGTcagagtgtactgcctatgttttcttttagaagttttatggtttcagatcttacatttaagtctttgatccgtttgtagtttatttttgtgcatggttgAGAGAGTAGTCCAGTTGGATTCTTTCACAgggagctgtccagttttctcaacaccacttattgaagaggctgtcttttccctgttGTAGTCTTGCCTCCTCTCATAGATTACTTGACCACAGATGCATGGGTTCATTTTTGGGCTGTCTTCTGTCCCCTTGgtctatgtgtctctttttgtgTCAGTATCATACTGCTTTGATCACTTGTCACattgtagtataatttgaaatcagggtgtGTGATACcttagctttattcttttttctcaacattgtttcggctatttggggttttttgtgtttccatgtaaatttcaaaattatttgttacatgaaaaaagccattggtattttgatagggattgcatcagCTCTCTAGATTGCCTTAGGTAGTACGGTCATTAACGAtacttttccatttgtttgtgtcatcttcagtttcttatagttttctgagtacaggtcttttacctccttggttagattcattcctaggtattttatgcttttggatgcaactgtaaatggattgttttcttgatttccctttctgatagtttgttgttactgtatagaaatgcaacagatttctgtatattaattttgtatcctgcagctttgtagaattcatttattctaattgtTTTTTGGTGGcacctttaggattttctatatatgtagtatcatgtcatctgcaaacaattttatttcttccattccaattcagcttcctttctttttttatttttttcttgtctgattggtgaggctaggacttccaacactatgttgaCTAGAGCTTCATTACtgtttatatgaatataaatgaattcTGCTCCTGTTGTTGGATACAATCCTAAGGTGCTCTCTAAATgcaatcacatttttaaaaactttcatcacCACACTAAATGGAAACACTAATCCCTTGGCATTAAAAAGAAGGCATCCATAAACTACAATAAAAACAGACGTGGGTGCATCGTGGCCAGATTCTACTGCTGGAGAAGGGCCCTGAGTTCAAGAGAGGTGTTGGGGCATCAGTGTCCCATGAGACCTTCTCCTTGAGGGACTCTGGGCAGAGAGGGACTGGAGGAGGGTGATCTCATGGTTTGTGCCACATGCATGTGTCCCCAGGTGCAGGGTCAGGTCATCCCTCACATCACCTTAGTTGTGTCTGTGGTTCTTCTCTGGGGAAGGTGCTGGGAGGCACTGGGAAAGAAacccagctcctggaggagggCCCGTTGTCAGCCCCCACTGTACCCCGTCCTGCCCACAGGAGAAACAAAGTCCTGAACCACTTCAGCATCATGCAGCAGCGGCGGCTCAAGGACCAGGACCAGgatgaggaggatgaggagaaggagAAGCGTGGCCGCAAGAAGGCCAGCGAGCTGCGCATCCATGACCTGGAGGACGATCTGGAGATGTCATCTGACGACAGCGAGGCCAGCGGCGAGGAGGGTGAGGCTGGGTGGAGTCCCCAGGTGGCAGGGTGGCCAGCACAGCTGCCTGATGAGTGCCCACTTGTAATTTATCCAGGAGGCTGTGCAATGGCACAGAGGTGGATGCCACTAAAAGGAAAGCTTGGTTACTCCCAGTTCCCTGGACACCAGAGCTCAGGTGCTTAGGGGGCCCCCAGAAttggcaggaggcagcaggaagcCCCAGGAAGGCCTTGGCCACAGCCTCAGTTGGGGTTTCCATGGGAACATCTTAGGACCCGCCAGTTGGAGTATTCCAGCAGGCTCTGGGCCAACGGATGGTCTCAAGTTGTGAGGTGCCTGGCCCAGGTAATTTAGGGCAGCAGTGGTGGCCCTGCATGTGAGttagagaaagggggtgggaggtgtggaGTTGGGATTGCTCAGTTAGTTTGCATGTGAGAGGCCCACCCCTTTGACTCCTGGAGGAATTGGCTGGTCCTGGCATCTCTCCCGGGTCAGCAAGACCCGGAGATGTCCAGATGTCATCGAATACAACAATGGGATGCATGCCCACCTGAGCCCCTCTGCCTTCTCCGCCTTTCCCCAGGCAGCCGAGCCCCCAAGGCCAAGAGGAAGGCGCCGCCCGGCAAGGGgggcaggaagaagaagaagaagaaggggtcAGATGACGAGGCCTTCGAGGACAGCGACGACGGGGACTTTGAGGGCCAGGAGGTAGACTACATGTCTGACGGCTCCaggtgaggcaggtgggaggcGGGTGTGAGACCCTGGGCCGGCGGCGGACGCGCTCACTCACCCTCTGCCCACTCTCTGTCTTACAGCAGCTCCCAGGATGAGCTGGAGGGCaagcccaaggtcacccagcaggaGGAGGGCCCCAAGGGCGTGGATGAGCAGAGCGAGAGCAGCGAGGAGAGCGAGGAGGAGAAGCCACccgaggaggaaaaggaggaggaggaggagaagaaggcgCCCACGCCGcaggagaagaagaggaggaaaggtgGGCTGGCCCTCTGGGCCGCTGATCTGGGACAGGCTGAGGGCGGGCACGGGGGTCTCTGGTCCTGACGCCCCTCTCTGCCCCGTGCAGACAGCAGCGATGAGTCAGACAGCTCGGAGGAGAGCGACATCGACAGCGaggcctcctctgccctcttcaTGGCGGTGAGGCCCTGCCCGggcgggtggggcggggcggggcgggggcggatGGAGTACCTCCTGCCCGACTCACATCCCCCACTGCGATCTCCGCAGAAGAAAAAGACGCCCCCGAAGAGGGAGCGGAAGCCGTCGGGAGGCAGCTCCCGGGGCAACAGCCGGCCGGGCACCCCCAGCACGGAGGGCGGCAGCACCTCCTCCACCCTGCGGGCCGCCGCCAGCAAGCTGGAGCAGGGTGAGTGGTCCCCAGCCCGTCCCACCCGCCTTGACCCGGTCCTCGTCCTCCACTCAGCGTCCTGCCTGCCCCCGGGCCCACGCGCAAGTAATCCCGGCACAGCTGGCGGCCTGGGGTCCTCCCTGGGGTCCGGTGTCCGGGCCCAAGGCTCAGCCCCGCCTCTACTCCCACAGGGAAGCGGACCAGCGAGACGCCGGCGGCCAAGAGGCTGCGGCTGGACCCCGGGCCCCAGAGCCTGTCGGGCAAGTCCACCCCTCAGCCCCAGTCTGGGAAGTCGACCCCCAGCAGCGGGTAAGTTGGTGAGGACGGTGGGGGTGGGTGAtgcgggtgggggagggtgtgtggggTTGGGGGCCGGAGGGCACCGGCTGACACCCACCTGCGGCCTCCAGTGATGTGCAGGTGACCGAGGACGCTGTGCGCCGCTACCTGACGCGGAAGCCCATGACCACCAAGGACCTGCTGAAAAAGTTCCAGACCAAGAAGACGGGGCTCAGCAGCGACCAGACGGTGAACGTGCTGGCCCAGATCCTCAAGCGCCTGAACCCCGAGCGCAAGATGATCAACGACAAGATGCACTTCTCCCTCAAGGAATGAggccggccccgccccacccaATAAACGTGCTCTGTTCGCTGGATCCTCATCCTCTGGCTCCTGATTCCGCCCGCTCGCCCCCAGGCTGAGGGGCCCCTGCTGCTTTCTCCTCGGTTTacttctccctctctccagtcCCTCCTTTCTGGAACCTTTAGATGCCTCTTGGAACTTGCCCATCTGTTTGCCCCTCTGCCTTGTCCACCGAGCCTCTCCTGGGTGATTTCTTTCCGCTCTGTCTTCCACTTGGCCAGCTCTCTCTTCAGCTGTGGCTTACCCACCACTTAAACCATGAAGTacttagtttattctttttcagaccaGCCGGTCTGTTTTCTGTCTAGCTGCTTCCGTTCTTGAACCCGTCTTTGGCATTTTTTACCTTAAGCGTCCCTGTCTTAAAGTCTCCCCCACACTCATGCAGTACCTAAGGCTCGCAGGCACCCCGTATCCTGACTCCTCCTTCCGATTGATTCTCGTGTTTTGTTATCTGGGATGGGGGACTCATGGGTGGTCTGCTTTGCAGGCAAGTCCTTCCAAATAGTTTTTGCCTGTGCTCCCCCTGGGTGCCCCCGAAGTCCTGTCCTGTCCTGAGCCCATTTTAGGTGTGGTTCTCAGCTTGTGGCTCTGTCCCTAGGTGGCCACAAAATCCCAAACCCCTCTGTGGCTGATGTTGGCTTCTAGGCCCTATTTTTCAACTTTCCAGTGATGTTTCTGGGGTTTTCCTTAGATTCTCACTGGTTAGTTAGGCATTCATTTTATGCAGCATTGCTAGGTGTTCtgcagcgggggcggggggctttTTTGAGTTCATGGACAGTCACATTGCTAGAAGTGTAATTTGGCAGCAGGCACTACTTTTGAGCCCCCATTTGAGTGATCCGGTGGGGGGCAGGATGTTGGGCTTCTGTCTTGCCCAAGCTGGAGACTGCAGGTGGAAAACTTTCCCACCCAGTTCTACCGGCCCTTGGCTGCTGAGCGGGGATGCCTGAGATGTCAGACTAATTCCTTGGAATGTCCCAGGTCGATCcaacctccctccccatccttccgCCAGGCCTTTTGGGACAGCTGGAAAGAGTGCTTGCCCCTTGCCCTAGCAATTTCGCCCCTGTCCTGTTTACCACGTGCACTGGGGTCTAAGGCCTCCCTACTGGGTGCGCCACACAGCCCAGTGGTCCAGAGCAGGGGACTTGCATTCAGTGGGATCCAGGGTCAAATACCGCCTGTGCTGCTTAATTCTGGGTGACTCTGGGTAAGTAACACCCCTGgggcccccatccccaccccgtcTGAAAGTAGTCTGTAAGCAGTAAAGTATGAACCACACCAAAATCGTTGAAGCAGTCCCCAGTGGGTGTAGGTGAGGTCATTTCCAGTCTCTCGCTGATACAAAAGGCAGCAAACATCCCTGAGCTTGCGTCTTCGCTCTCCTGGGTAGGATGAGTTCCTGAAGCAGGCTTTCTGGGTCCAAGGGATGTGATTTGCAGTTTCTGTAGCAAACATTCACCTGCTACTGATTCGCACTCGTACCCGCAGGCATGTCTatgtcacagacacacacacgcacacacagccaTGTGGAAGCAAACTTGACGTCTGCCATTTCTGGGTACAGTCTACTCTGAGTTTAACCCAGTCCCACCTGTATGAGACTGAGCACTTCGCAAACCTACACAAGCTGTTCTTACCTCCTTTGCCTCAAAAGCTCTTGCAACTCCTTAGCATCAGGCCCCACGTTAAATGCTCAATGCAGCTTCTGTCCTCAGAAGCCCGTGTGGGAGGGACTCTGATTGGCCCCCTTTGACAGGTGAGGATGGAGGCTCACTTCCCGGGGGTGATGGATTAGGCCGGGGAAGTCACCGGggcctgctgctgcctctggccCAGCAGGCcttaccctcccctccagctctgaTGCCCTTCAACCCCAGGATAGGGCTCGGGCCCCGGTGAGGGGCTGTTTGGCCTTCGAGCCTGGAGTCCCTGCAGGGGAGCTTCCTGCCCCTGGTGTCCCAGCTCTTGGCTGTCCCCAGGCCTCTCCCTTTTCCTGTTTTGATGCTGGCTCAGCCAGGCCCGGAGACAGGGGCCTGATGTCTTGATCCTCCAGGCGGGAGCCGTGATGGATTCCCCGTCAGCTCACCCACCTGCCAACCCGCCTCTTCCCTGCACACATAGCTGCTGCACCTGGCACACTACACACGGGCCACTGAGGCCCAGCACCCTGCCTGAGTGCAGAGGGTCCCACCGGGGGACCCACGGagtccctggcctctccctccagaTAGCAGGTCGAATCGGGACCCCGGTCACCTGCCCTGGGCTTGGCCCTGGCTGCCGCCACACTCGTAAATCAGGGGGCGGAGGGGGTGTCAGAGATCAGTATGTGGAATGTCTGGATggggtgtgtggggggtgtgCACCCTTAACTCTTCGAAGGATGCCGTGTGGGACCGAAGGGGCTGGACCGCCTAGGCCTGAGGTGTGCGACATGGGGGCCTTTGTGCCTGAGCAGCAACCGGCAGTGAAGAGGTTATCTCCCCTGCTCAGGCAGGGGATAAATTGAGGGTGCAGGGCACCCCCACCCTGAGGACCTGCCCGTCACCATGGCCACAGGAAGAGTCCTGCTAGGCTCTCTGCTGCTCCTGATCCTGCAGCTGGACCTTGGGGGGAACCCTGGAACCTCGGGTGCTCCGGTGGAGGATGAGGGGCTCCTGTCCCAGCCAGTGGGCGACAGAG
The genomic region above belongs to Camelus ferus isolate YT-003-E chromosome 22, BCGSAC_Cfer_1.0, whole genome shotgun sequence and contains:
- the GTF2F1 gene encoding general transcription factor IIF subunit 1, with amino-acid sequence MAALGSSGQNVTEYVVRVPKNTTKKYNIMAFNAADKVNLATWNQARLERDLSNKKIYQEEEMPESGAGSEFNRKLREEARRKKYGIVLKEFRPEDQPWLLRVNGKSGRKFKGIKKGGVTENTSYYIFTQCPDGAFEAFPVHNWYNFTPLARHRTLTAEEAEEEWERRNKVLNHFSIMQQRRLKDQDQDEEDEEKEKRGRKKASELRIHDLEDDLEMSSDDSEASGEEGSRAPKAKRKAPPGKGGRKKKKKKGSDDEAFEDSDDGDFEGQEVDYMSDGSSSSQDELEGKPKVTQQEEGPKGVDEQSESSEESEEEKPPEEEKEEEEEKKAPTPQEKKRRKDSSDESDSSEESDIDSEASSALFMAKKKTPPKRERKPSGGSSRGNSRPGTPSTEGGSTSSTLRAAASKLEQGKRTSETPAAKRLRLDPGPQSLSGKSTPQPQSGKSTPSSGDVQVTEDAVRRYLTRKPMTTKDLLKKFQTKKTGLSSDQTVNVLAQILKRLNPERKMINDKMHFSLKE